A stretch of the Janthinobacterium sp. B9-8 genome encodes the following:
- a CDS encoding LysR family transcriptional regulator, protein MDRLTAMRVFIEVVDQGSLTAAADKLDMPRAMVSRYLAELEAWLGVRLLHRSTRSLGLSSAGQDALPRCRQMLELADDVQGITHNLNAAPHGLIRVASSNSFAQSHLAAAAAAFVAQYPDTQVELIVGDRSINLVDERIDLAIRITNDVDPGLIARKLSVCRSVVCATPAYLAQHGTPLHPEDLLQHQCLTHAFFGKNGWRFTKEGQPFVANVAGAISANDANVILQAALAGAGVAHQPTFSAAPYLESGQLVRLLSDYQSDELGIYGLYTSRRHMPIILRSLLDFLADRFGREPSWDKVLK, encoded by the coding sequence ATGGATAGGCTGACCGCGATGCGGGTGTTTATAGAAGTAGTCGATCAGGGCAGCTTAACCGCAGCGGCGGATAAGCTGGATATGCCGCGGGCGATGGTTTCCCGCTATCTGGCAGAGCTGGAAGCTTGGCTTGGAGTGCGGCTGCTGCATCGCTCTACCCGAAGTTTGGGTTTGAGTAGCGCAGGGCAGGATGCTTTGCCACGTTGCCGGCAAATGCTGGAGCTGGCTGATGATGTGCAGGGAATAACGCATAATCTAAATGCGGCGCCACATGGGCTGATCCGCGTTGCGAGCAGTAATTCCTTCGCCCAATCACACTTAGCTGCAGCGGCAGCGGCCTTTGTTGCCCAGTATCCTGATACGCAAGTAGAGCTGATTGTGGGAGATAGAAGTATTAATCTGGTGGATGAGCGAATTGATCTGGCGATCCGCATTACTAATGATGTAGACCCTGGCCTGATTGCCCGAAAACTAAGCGTTTGCCGCTCGGTTGTTTGCGCAACACCGGCTTATCTGGCGCAGCATGGTACGCCTTTGCATCCGGAGGATTTGCTGCAGCACCAATGCTTAACACATGCTTTTTTTGGTAAAAATGGCTGGCGGTTTACTAAGGAAGGGCAGCCTTTTGTTGCCAATGTGGCTGGCGCGATTAGCGCGAATGATGCAAATGTGATTTTGCAGGCAGCGCTGGCAGGGGCAGGTGTGGCTCATCAGCCCACATTTAGTGCCGCACCTTATTTAGAATCAGGGCAGTTAGTTCGGCTTTTATCTGATTATCAATCGGATGAATTAGGGATTTATGGTCTTTATACTTCGCGCCGTCATATGCCGATTATTTTACGCAGCTTATTAGATTTTTTAGCCGATCGTTTTGGGCGTGAACCATCTTGGGATAAAGTGTTGAAATAA
- a CDS encoding patatin-like phospholipase family protein, translating to MARTALIISGGAPNATLLAGALEAFHELGVKVDVISSAGAGALLGLMYIAPKNGDIVSTLRSLKEMGVADFIYQAFPVNFKVFHKPGPMADAYRQALSANPLLQMMQQWPADNAWAKTLKDGAALAFASATPSNLSSDSLGLCAHVPFAEEIIDFNALKNSGPDFWLNAYNLSQHQMENWSRSQIDLQHLQAALSFPYLYPPTEINGDFYIEGAAIDCLNFKDLRKNYPDLEEIVVFDLLGAEKLLRKPKDLYDAWVMSIITPLVEIARDDIKLFEALHSDGITLHKVPLIDAIAEENLPDVFDWSRSNMDRLYQTGYQAAKNYAQDKLNHLIK from the coding sequence ATGGCACGTACAGCTTTAATTATCAGTGGCGGCGCACCCAATGCCACACTGCTTGCAGGCGCTTTAGAAGCCTTTCACGAGCTAGGGGTAAAAGTAGATGTCATCTCCTCTGCCGGAGCAGGAGCCTTGCTTGGATTAATGTATATTGCCCCGAAGAACGGCGATATTGTAAGCACACTGCGTAGCCTTAAAGAAATGGGCGTCGCTGATTTTATCTACCAAGCTTTTCCTGTGAATTTCAAAGTATTTCATAAGCCAGGCCCCATGGCGGATGCTTATCGCCAGGCACTTTCGGCCAATCCTTTGTTACAAATGATGCAGCAATGGCCCGCAGATAATGCTTGGGCTAAAACATTAAAAGATGGCGCTGCACTGGCTTTTGCCAGCGCTACCCCAAGCAATTTAAGCAGTGATTCGCTCGGCCTTTGTGCCCATGTCCCTTTTGCCGAAGAAATCATCGACTTTAATGCCTTAAAAAACAGCGGGCCGGATTTCTGGCTCAATGCTTATAACCTCAGCCAGCATCAAATGGAAAACTGGTCACGCAGCCAGATTGATTTACAGCACTTACAAGCCGCGCTGTCTTTCCCCTATCTGTACCCGCCTACTGAAATTAATGGTGATTTTTATATCGAAGGGGCAGCCATTGATTGTCTTAACTTTAAAGACCTGCGCAAAAACTATCCGGATTTAGAAGAAATCGTCGTCTTTGATTTGCTCGGCGCAGAAAAACTACTCCGAAAACCCAAAGATTTATACGATGCCTGGGTAATGTCTATTATTACCCCCTTAGTTGAAATTGCGCGCGATGATATTAAATTATTTGAAGCTCTGCATAGCGATGGCATTACCTTGCATAAGGTGCCATTAATTGACGCGATTGCTGAAGAAAACCTGCCGGATGTATTTGACTGGTCCAGAAGCAATATGGACAGGCTTTATCAAACCGGCTATCAGGCTGCTAAAAACTATGCCCAGGATAAGCTTAATCATTTAATAAAATAA
- a CDS encoding branched-chain amino acid ABC transporter substrate-binding protein, with the protein MQFVQKSAVLSAALALALTACGQKPESNTEASAPAAAAAPAGDSSVVKIGFAAPLTGPQAHYGKGYQNGVQLAIDDVNETKPTLDGKPVKFELVAEDDMADPKTATQVAEKFVDSKVAGIIGHFNSGCAIPASKIYSDAGLPQIAMATAPAYTAQGFKTTFRSLTSDSQLGSVIGKYTVEKLGAKKIAIIDDRSAYGQGLADEFEKAAKAAGAEIVKREFTSDKETDFTSILTSIKGAKPDVIFYGGTDAQSGPMARQKKRLAINVPIVSGEMTRSDTFLKLAGPDAEGTIAALAGQPLDLMPGGKDFAARYKAKYGELEIYTPYGYDSTRLMLAAIQAAGSASPAKYLPVLAKIKHSGVTSSNISFDEKGDLQDGSLTVYKVKGGKWEVLETLGGK; encoded by the coding sequence ATGCAATTCGTTCAGAAATCAGCCGTGCTATCCGCCGCTCTTGCTTTAGCCCTGACTGCTTGTGGTCAAAAGCCAGAAAGCAATACCGAGGCATCTGCCCCAGCCGCTGCTGCAGCACCTGCCGGTGATTCATCGGTCGTAAAAATTGGTTTTGCAGCACCGCTTACCGGGCCGCAAGCGCATTATGGCAAGGGTTATCAAAATGGCGTGCAGCTGGCGATTGACGATGTAAACGAAACAAAACCGACTCTGGATGGCAAGCCAGTTAAGTTTGAGCTGGTGGCCGAAGACGATATGGCTGATCCAAAAACAGCCACTCAGGTTGCCGAGAAATTTGTTGATAGCAAAGTAGCCGGGATTATTGGCCATTTTAATTCGGGCTGCGCTATTCCGGCTTCCAAGATTTACTCCGATGCGGGCCTGCCACAAATTGCGATGGCCACCGCGCCTGCTTATACCGCCCAAGGCTTTAAAACGACTTTCCGCTCCTTGACTTCTGATTCTCAGCTTGGCTCGGTGATCGGTAAATACACAGTTGAAAAACTAGGCGCTAAGAAGATCGCCATCATTGACGATCGCTCAGCTTACGGCCAAGGCTTGGCTGATGAGTTTGAAAAAGCCGCTAAGGCTGCCGGTGCTGAAATCGTAAAACGCGAATTCACCAGCGATAAAGAAACGGATTTCACCTCGATTCTCACCTCCATCAAAGGCGCTAAGCCAGATGTGATTTTCTACGGCGGCACTGACGCACAATCCGGCCCTATGGCGCGTCAAAAGAAACGCTTAGCCATCAATGTACCGATTGTTTCTGGCGAAATGACTCGCTCAGATACGTTTTTGAAATTAGCTGGCCCAGATGCAGAAGGCACGATTGCTGCGCTGGCTGGTCAGCCACTGGATCTGATGCCAGGTGGTAAAGACTTTGCCGCCCGTTACAAAGCTAAATACGGCGAGCTGGAAATTTACACTCCATACGGCTACGACTCTACGCGCCTGATGCTGGCTGCGATACAAGCTGCGGGCTCGGCCAGCCCAGCTAAATACCTGCCGGTGCTGGCTAAGATCAAGCATAGCGGCGTAACCTCCAGCAATATCAGCTTTGACGAGAAAGGCGATTTACAAGACGGTAGCCTGACTGTGTACAAGGTGAAAGGTGGTAAGTGGGAAGTATTGGAAACACTAGGCGGTAAGTAA
- a CDS encoding quinone oxidoreductase family protein, giving the protein MMQTQVIRIHAHGDSRVMQLENHTLAAPQAGEVLLRQTAIGVNFIDTYHRSGLYPLSLPSGLGVEACGVVEAIGAGVTEFKQGDRVAYAGGAVGAYASYRVMPVDKLVLVPAGVSDEIAAGTLLRGMTAQYLLKQTFPVHVGQTILFHAAAGGVGQLACQWARELGAIVIGTVGSEEKAAVARAYCDHVIDYAHFSEHVREITGGKGVSVVYDGVGADTFAGSLDSLAMRGMLVSFGNASGPVPAFEPAILAQKGSLFFTRPTLGHYTSTRAELVNTAADYFYAVRRGFVKPEIGQSYALADVAQAHQDLALRKTQGSTLLRP; this is encoded by the coding sequence ATGATGCAAACTCAGGTGATTCGTATCCATGCCCATGGTGATAGCCGCGTGATGCAGCTTGAAAATCATACTCTTGCAGCACCTCAGGCTGGCGAAGTGTTGCTGCGCCAAACGGCTATTGGTGTCAATTTCATTGATACTTATCATCGATCGGGTTTGTATCCGCTGAGCCTTCCTTCTGGCCTTGGCGTAGAAGCGTGCGGTGTGGTCGAGGCCATTGGTGCGGGTGTGACTGAGTTTAAGCAGGGAGATCGGGTGGCTTATGCGGGCGGTGCAGTAGGCGCTTATGCATCGTATCGCGTGATGCCTGTGGATAAGCTGGTCTTGGTTCCTGCAGGCGTGAGCGATGAAATTGCGGCGGGTACCTTGCTGCGTGGAATGACAGCACAGTATTTACTAAAGCAGACTTTTCCAGTGCATGTGGGGCAAACCATTTTATTTCATGCCGCTGCCGGTGGTGTAGGTCAGCTTGCTTGCCAGTGGGCGCGCGAACTCGGTGCCATAGTGATTGGTACGGTAGGTTCGGAAGAAAAAGCGGCAGTTGCCCGTGCTTATTGCGACCATGTGATCGACTACGCGCATTTTTCTGAGCATGTGCGTGAAATAACGGGTGGCAAGGGAGTGTCAGTGGTGTATGACGGAGTGGGGGCCGATACTTTTGCAGGCTCGCTGGATAGTTTGGCAATGCGGGGCATGTTGGTGAGCTTTGGTAATGCATCGGGGCCTGTGCCTGCTTTTGAGCCTGCAATTCTGGCGCAAAAAGGTTCGCTTTTCTTTACACGTCCTACACTGGGACATTACACCTCAACGAGAGCCGAGCTGGTGAATACAGCAGCAGACTATTTTTACGCCGTGCGTCGCGGGTTTGTTAAGCCAGAAATCGGCCAGAGCTACGCTTTAGCAGATGTTGCACAGGCGCACCAAGATCTGGCGCTGCGTAAGACGCAAGGCTCCACTTTACTACGGCCCTGA
- a CDS encoding YqiA/YcfP family alpha/beta fold hydrolase has protein sequence MKDRPHIIYLHGFLSSPLSQKAQEMAAWMKQQGLQDYFHCPQLPMDPDAAGVLLQGLFFKLVHEDICIVGSSLGGFFATWAAETFACRAVLINPAVQPYTRINEYLGPQRNYQTGEIHMIDACFSEQLKAFERLPSQPERYWLLTQTGDEVLDYQLGVNYYSACRQTIIEGGDHGFVDFTQWLPEIWGFAQGK, from the coding sequence ATGAAAGATCGCCCACATATTATTTATCTGCATGGCTTTTTATCCAGCCCCTTGTCGCAAAAAGCGCAGGAAATGGCGGCCTGGATGAAGCAGCAGGGCTTACAGGATTATTTTCATTGCCCGCAGCTGCCTATGGATCCGGATGCGGCAGGCGTATTGTTGCAAGGTTTATTTTTTAAGCTGGTGCATGAAGATATTTGCATTGTGGGCAGCTCATTAGGCGGTTTTTTTGCCACATGGGCGGCAGAAACTTTTGCTTGCCGGGCGGTGCTGATTAATCCTGCGGTGCAGCCCTATACCAGAATTAATGAGTATTTAGGGCCGCAGCGTAATTATCAGACCGGCGAGATTCATATGATTGACGCTTGTTTTTCTGAGCAGCTAAAAGCGTTTGAGCGGCTGCCAAGCCAGCCTGAGCGATACTGGCTGCTTACACAAACGGGCGATGAGGTTCTGGATTATCAGCTTGGTGTGAACTATTACTCGGCGTGCCGTCAGACTATTATTGAAGGTGGCGATCATGGCTTCGTTGATTTTACCCAGTGGCTGCCCGAGATATGGGGATTTGCCCAGGGAAAATAA
- a CDS encoding Dyp-type peroxidase, with translation MTPQSGILPPANGHALFTLFRRRLGRRADARLKALLASVSDRIQLLQAEDSRASVVLAFGPHVWPELYQSKPELLRDFPSISGAIHPAPASDVDVLLHLRGERYDLLHEFADQLSAEMAEWLDVIETVHGFRYRDMRDLTGFVDGTENPEGDERAEVALVSDGDWAGGSYIHLQRYVHRMEQWKKLPVRQQEAVMGRTKETNEELPDEDRPHTAHISRVIIEENGEELAMLRHSMPYGAPGGEKGLYFISYCKTPSVFEKMLTRMVAPTSDGRVDHLLNFTRAVTGAAFFAPSIEQLKQLQN, from the coding sequence ATGACCCCACAAAGTGGAATTCTGCCTCCTGCCAATGGGCACGCATTATTTACCCTGTTTCGGCGGCGCTTAGGCAGGCGCGCAGATGCACGTCTTAAAGCTTTACTTGCCAGTGTTTCTGATCGTATTCAGCTTTTACAGGCAGAAGACAGCCGGGCCAGTGTGGTGTTGGCTTTTGGCCCGCATGTTTGGCCGGAGCTTTATCAAAGCAAGCCAGAGCTACTGCGGGATTTTCCCTCTATTTCAGGGGCAATTCACCCTGCTCCTGCAAGTGACGTGGATGTTTTGCTGCATTTACGTGGCGAGCGTTATGATTTGTTGCATGAATTTGCTGATCAGCTGAGTGCTGAAATGGCCGAGTGGTTAGATGTGATTGAAACCGTACATGGCTTTCGCTACCGTGATATGCGTGATTTAACGGGCTTTGTGGATGGTACAGAAAACCCCGAAGGCGATGAGCGGGCCGAGGTTGCATTGGTCTCTGACGGTGATTGGGCGGGTGGCAGTTATATCCACCTGCAGCGCTATGTACACCGGATGGAGCAATGGAAAAAACTTCCCGTGCGTCAGCAAGAGGCGGTGATGGGGCGTACCAAGGAAACAAATGAAGAGCTCCCTGATGAAGATCGGCCACATACCGCGCATATCAGCCGAGTGATTATTGAAGAAAACGGTGAGGAGCTGGCTATGCTCAGGCATTCCATGCCCTATGGCGCGCCGGGTGGGGAAAAGGGTCTCTACTTTATTTCCTACTGTAAAACGCCGTCAGTGTTTGAGAAAATGCTTACCAGAATGGTAGCGCCTACATCAGACGGCAGAGTTGATCACCTGCTTAACTTTACCCGCGCAGTGACAGGCGCTGCTTTTTTTGCACCAAGCATTGAGCAGTTAAAGCAATTACAAAATTAA
- a CDS encoding methyl-accepting chemotaxis protein encodes MMNYLIRFMRSLSYPARFAVMGIVIAIGICFLGYSLYKVTETNRLFSAREQQGMAYIQPWLSLQADLQPLRAAKVAGLAANNSAWIGELEKVLASSEQTQLVKDLGFDSQRDALRQSWDEFRKQATEDPKNIEESYAKLSSKMTQHISDACDQSNLTLDPDIDTYYLMDTVCFRLPAYQDLLGEHMARGSIALKTEQAGQATRLIELRPLAQQNLDLSTGNLIRVGNYNAEMSKHFDSTLNAMSSQYSKLQSELSPLALESKTAEMLPALLQLHQQGSKAQEELNQSLQASLNKLLQVRVDGLTEQRNRYMGTSIIALILISLLGWAFYRALSMQLGSDPNTVVALVKLIAEGNLAVPIPPSADGSLLQAIDSMQKDLRSMVAETQIATTLLGDIAIEYAKTVASIADMAVRQSETTQMVSSAVEQLSTSIAESASYAKNALELGTQSEVQAIQSVAEVDSAFGQMQQIADSINTVSTSINHLSTESTRISSLVGVIREIADQTNLLALNAAIEAARAGEQGRGFAVVADEVRKLAERTSSSSAEIVGVLSKVQHATQDAVHSMNRSVAEVERNSDMSQKVSSSVNTMREQMSGVVLQLRAISDTLVEQRTASEHVAMHVEAIAREADGSRAYTEKGLHASEELQQVASRLQESVSKLKI; translated from the coding sequence ATGATGAACTACTTAATCCGCTTTATGCGCTCGCTCAGCTATCCGGCTCGGTTTGCAGTAATGGGTATTGTTATCGCAATTGGAATTTGCTTTCTTGGCTACTCGCTCTACAAAGTTACAGAAACAAATCGCTTGTTTTCGGCCCGGGAACAGCAAGGCATGGCCTATATTCAGCCATGGTTAAGTTTACAAGCGGACTTACAACCTTTACGCGCCGCCAAAGTGGCCGGATTAGCAGCCAATAATAGTGCATGGATTGGCGAGCTTGAAAAAGTATTAGCCAGCTCGGAACAAACCCAACTCGTTAAAGATTTAGGCTTTGATAGCCAGCGGGATGCCTTGCGCCAATCTTGGGATGAGTTTCGTAAACAAGCCACGGAAGACCCGAAAAACATAGAAGAAAGCTACGCCAAACTTTCCAGCAAAATGACCCAGCATATTTCTGATGCTTGCGACCAATCCAACCTTACGCTAGATCCCGATATCGACACCTATTATTTAATGGATACGGTTTGCTTCAGGCTACCTGCTTATCAAGACTTGCTGGGTGAGCATATGGCGCGTGGCTCAATTGCCCTAAAAACAGAGCAAGCCGGGCAAGCCACCCGCCTGATTGAGCTACGCCCGCTTGCCCAGCAAAACCTTGACCTTAGCACCGGTAATTTAATCCGCGTGGGTAATTACAATGCAGAAATGAGTAAGCATTTTGATAGCACTTTAAATGCAATGAGCAGCCAATATAGTAAGCTGCAAAGCGAACTAAGCCCATTGGCGCTAGAAAGCAAAACTGCCGAAATGCTGCCCGCACTGCTGCAACTGCACCAGCAAGGCAGTAAAGCCCAGGAAGAATTAAACCAAAGCCTGCAAGCCTCTTTAAACAAATTACTACAAGTGAGGGTAGATGGCCTTACAGAGCAGCGTAATCGCTATATGGGCACGTCCATCATCGCGCTTATTTTAATTAGCTTACTGGGCTGGGCTTTTTACCGCGCGCTGAGCATGCAGCTTGGCAGTGATCCTAATACCGTAGTGGCGCTGGTTAAACTAATTGCCGAGGGTAATTTAGCCGTGCCCATCCCGCCTTCTGCCGATGGCAGCCTCTTGCAAGCCATTGATAGCATGCAGAAAGACTTGCGCAGCATGGTGGCAGAAACCCAAATTGCCACCACTTTACTGGGCGATATCGCCATCGAATACGCTAAAACGGTTGCCAGCATTGCCGATATGGCGGTCAGGCAAAGCGAAACAACGCAAATGGTTTCCAGCGCCGTAGAGCAACTTTCTACCAGCATTGCAGAAAGCGCATCTTATGCAAAAAATGCGCTGGAATTAGGCACGCAATCTGAGGTGCAAGCCATCCAAAGCGTGGCTGAAGTCGATTCTGCCTTCGGGCAAATGCAGCAAATTGCTGACAGCATCAATACCGTCTCCACCAGCATTAATCATCTCAGCACCGAATCAACGCGTATCTCATCCTTAGTAGGCGTAATCCGGGAAATTGCCGATCAAACTAATCTGCTGGCACTTAACGCCGCCATTGAAGCTGCGCGTGCCGGAGAACAGGGTCGTGGCTTTGCGGTAGTTGCAGATGAAGTGCGCAAACTGGCAGAAAGAACATCCAGCTCTTCTGCCGAAATCGTCGGGGTCTTAAGCAAAGTTCAGCATGCCACGCAAGATGCTGTGCACAGCATGAACCGCAGCGTGGCCGAGGTAGAACGCAATAGTGATATGTCGCAAAAAGTCAGCTCATCGGTCAACACCATGCGTGAACAAATGAGTGGTGTAGTCCTGCAACTACGTGCCATTAGTGACACCTTGGTTGAGCAACGCACCGCCAGCGAACACGTCGCCATGCACGTTGAAGCCATTGCCAGAGAAGCCGACGGCAGCCGCGCCTACACCGAAAAAGGCCTGCATGCTTCTGAAGAGCTGCAACAAGTTGCATCCCGCTTACAAGAGAGTGTCAGCAAATTGAAGATTTAA
- a CDS encoding MBL fold metallo-hydrolase yields MFKPAAVLSTLALSIGVIAGAQAAEAPLKLEVYANPDPSTFGVASTLITGKTEAILIDAQFTLADAHRVVANVLASGKKLTTVYISHGDPDYYFGLEVITQAFPGVKVVASAPTIAHIKQTLPKKMAYWGPILGTNAPKNPVVPAQLSGNTLTVDGEKLEIIGLDGDNAEHSFVWIPSIRTIAGGVSVFGNFHLWTADDASVAKRAKWLKVLDKMEDLKPEVVIPGHFKAGTTFTVEHLQYNREYLKAYDLELAKAKDSTALIAAMKKRYPNAGLGMALEIGAKVNKGEMKW; encoded by the coding sequence ATGTTTAAACCTGCTGCAGTTTTATCCACACTTGCTCTATCTATTGGCGTAATCGCTGGTGCTCAGGCTGCCGAAGCCCCTTTAAAACTTGAAGTGTATGCAAACCCGGATCCAAGCACCTTTGGCGTAGCTTCTACTTTAATTACCGGTAAAACCGAAGCCATCTTGATTGATGCACAATTTACCCTAGCCGATGCTCACCGTGTAGTTGCCAATGTTTTAGCCAGCGGCAAAAAGCTGACTACGGTTTACATCAGCCATGGAGATCCTGATTACTACTTCGGCCTTGAAGTCATTACCCAGGCTTTCCCGGGCGTAAAAGTAGTAGCAAGCGCACCAACTATTGCCCATATCAAGCAAACACTGCCAAAGAAAATGGCTTACTGGGGCCCGATCTTAGGAACAAACGCACCTAAGAACCCAGTGGTTCCAGCTCAATTATCCGGCAACACACTGACCGTTGATGGCGAGAAACTAGAAATCATCGGCTTGGATGGCGACAATGCAGAGCACAGCTTTGTATGGATTCCATCGATCAGAACCATCGCTGGCGGCGTCTCGGTATTTGGTAACTTCCATCTGTGGACAGCAGACGATGCATCCGTAGCCAAGCGTGCAAAATGGCTGAAAGTGCTCGATAAGATGGAAGACTTAAAACCTGAAGTAGTGATTCCAGGCCACTTTAAAGCCGGTACTACCTTCACTGTTGAGCATCTGCAATACAACCGTGAATACCTGAAGGCTTATGATCTTGAGCTGGCTAAAGCAAAAGACTCCACAGCACTGATCGCCGCGATGAAAAAACGCTACCCAAATGCGGGCCTTGGCATGGCACTCGAAATTGGTGCTAAGGTCAACAAAGGTGAAATGAAGTGGTAA